A DNA window from Ornithodoros turicata isolate Travis chromosome 10, ASM3712646v1, whole genome shotgun sequence contains the following coding sequences:
- the LOC135370946 gene encoding uncharacterized protein LOC135370946 codes for MGTSRVGSDPPASSLSLDAVPIDANIIHVQSIQQQPMVALSELQDTEHLKAMGLGDTLIILGDTTAATQQCMPGDTANLVLCLPEDTVALEVTSADACAASGPWVQAWVQEPAMEAYTLSTLEKPPTEGEMAISTAGEMLLVVDPTEDSVGLAAKSWFNDSVIATQALLNLEAHK; via the exons ATGGGGACATCAAGGGTCGGCAGCGACCCTCCTGCCTCCAGCCTCTCGCTGGATGCAGTCCCTATTGATGCGAACATTATCCATGTTCAGTCAATCCAGCAACAGCCCATGGTTGCCCTCTCCGAGCTGCAGGACACTGAACACCTCAAGGCGATGGGACTTGGAGACACGCTCATTATTTTAGGAGATACCACG GCTGCAACCCAGCAGTGTATGCCCGGTGACACTGCCAACCTAGTCCTGTGCCTGCCCGAAGACACTGTAGCCTTGGAGGTGACCTCCGCAGATGCATGCGCTGCCTCTGGGCCTTGGGTTCAAGCCTGGGTCCAAGAACCTGCCATGGAAGCCTACACGCTATCCACGCTCGAAAAGCCCCCTACAGAAGGTGAAATGGCAATCTCTACCGCAGGAGAGATGCTGCTCGTGGTGGACCCGACGGAGGACAGTGTGGGATTGGCGGCGAAGAGCTGGTTCAACGACTCAGTGATTGCGACGCAAGCTTTGCTCAACTTAGAGGCACACAAATAG
- the LOC135370948 gene encoding tyrosine decarboxylase-like, with product MLGSEQFVAWMQKVLPFNKNSQRTQNHAPKVACNQSPHHRPVLPHSKQQNDSCHSFGMDTAEFRVRGREMVDYIADYLENISQRRVTPKCEPGYLKDLLPDRAPDMPEDWNTIMNDFESYIMPGVTQWQHPRFHAYFPAGNSYPSILADMLSDAIGCVGFSWAASPVCTELEIIMLDWLGKMVGLPDQFLCHSEDSKGGGVIQTSASECVLVSLLAARYSAVEMLKKQQPFVDEGVLLSKLMAYCSKEAHSCVEKAAMIGFVKLRSLDTDDCFRLRGSVLARAIEEDRAAGFIPFFVSATLGTTSCCSFDALHEIGPLCQKENLWLHVDAAYAGNAFICPEFKHLLKGIEHAMSFNFNPNKWMLVNFDCSLMWVKDRFRLTKALVVDPLYLQHSYSDKAIDYRHWGIPLSRRFRSLKLWFVVRRYGINGLQRYIREHVRLAKKFETLVRSDPRFEVVNQVILGLVCFRLKGSDPLNQKLLSSINASGKLHMVPACLDDRYVVRFCVCAQNATEDDITHAWDVITQYTTELLQVVDLEQEKEERNKENAEESVDEVFLLDRKQHSLRYKRSFFVRMVSDPKLYNPKIVRALSGSTSSDPQHRHTSESDSTPAEVGTPL from the exons ATGCTCGGGTCTGAACAATTCGTCGCTTGGATGCAGAAGGTCCTGCCTTTCAACAAGAACTCGCAGCGCACCCAGAATCATGCACCCAAGGTGGCCTGCAACCAATCGCCACATCACAGACCCGTGCTCC CACATTCAAAACAACAAAATGACAGCTGCCACTCGTTTGGAATGGATACGGCTGAATTCCGCGTGCGAGGCCGTGAGATGGTCGACTACATAGCGGACTACTTGGAAAATATTTCCCAGAGGCGCGTCACCCCCAAGTGCGAACCAGGGTACCTCAAAGACCTTCTTCCTGACAGGGCTCCAGACATGCCCGAGGACTGGAATACCATTATGAACGACTTCGAGAGCTACATCATGCCCGGG GTTACGCAGTGGCAGCATCCCCGATTCCACGCCTACTTCCCTGCTGGAAACTCTTATCCCTCAATACTAGCAGACATGCTTTCCGATGCCATTGGCTGCGTCGGCTTCTCCTGG GCTGCAAGTCCAGTCTGCACTGAACTCGAAATAATCATGTTGGACTGGCTAG GGAAGATGGTGGGGCTACCGGACCAGTTCCTCTGTCACTCGGAAGACAGCAAGGGAGGAGGTGTGATTCAG ACGTCTGCCAGCGAATGTGTACTGGTGTCCCTGCTAGCTGCCCGCTACTCAGCAGTGGAAATGCTTAAGAAGCAACAGCCCTTCGTTGACGAAGGGGTCCTGCTTTCGAAGCTAATGGCATATTGCTCTAAAGAG GCCCATTCTTGCGTGGAAAAAGCTGCGATGATCGGATTCGTTAAACTACGAAGCTTAGACACGGATGACTGCTTTAGGTTGAGGGGATCAGTTCTTGCAAGGGCCATAGAAGAAGATCGAGCAGCCGGTTTCATTCCATTCTTC GTAAGCGCCACATTAGGTACGACATCTTGTTGTTCCTTTGACGCCCTCCACGAGATCGGACCACTGTGCCAGAAAGAGAAcctatggctgcacgtggacGCAGCTTATGCTGGCAATGCGTTCATCTGCCCAGAGTTCAAGCACCTCCTCAAGGGCATCGAG CACGCAATGTCATTCAATTTCAACCCGAACAAATGGATGCTAGTCAACTTCGATTGCTCTCTCATGTG GGTTAAGGATCGGTTTCGACTGACAAAAGCGCTGGTGGTTGACCCTCTTTATTTGCAGCACAGCTATTCCG ACAAGGCCATTGATTACAGG CACTGGGGCATCCCTCTGAGCAGACGTTTCCGATCCCTGAAGCTGTGGTTTGTTGTTCGTCGCTACGGAATCAACGGGCTGCAGAGGTACATTCGTGAG CACGTGCGATTAGCTAAGAAGTTCGAAACCTTAGTAAGAAGCGATCCTCGATTCGAAGTGGTCAATCAGGTTATATTAGGACTCGTCTGCTTTCGTCTCAAG GGATCGGATCCTTTGAACCAGAAGCTGCTCTCCAGCATCAACGCGTCGGGAAAGTTGCACATGGTTCCGGCCTGTCTCGATGATCGTTACGTGGTTCGTTTCTGCGTCTGTGCCCAGAACGCCACTGAAGATGACATCACGCACGCGTGGGACGTCATTACGCAATACACTACGGAACTCTTACAAGTGGTTGACCTCGAAcaggaaaaagaagagaga AACAAAGAAAACGCCGAAGAATCCGTGGACGAAGTGTTCCTGCTTGACCGGAAGCAGCATAGCCTGCGCTACAAGAGAAGCTTCTTCGTACGCATGGTTTCCGACCCGAAGCTTTACAACCCCAAGATCGTCAGGGCTCTGTCCGGAAGTACCAGCAGCGACCCACAGCACAGACACACCAGCGAGTCGGACAGCACTCCTGCTGAAGTTGGCACGCCATTGTGA